The Argentina anserina chromosome 5, drPotAnse1.1, whole genome shotgun sequence genome includes the window TGTGAGAATGCAGCCAGTTGtgtccaaaggtctaaagctTTGAAGGAAATGCTTCAGAGCTGTGTTCTAGTGTGTTCCTCAGAAAATGGGTCCTAGCTGTTCATCACGATCCATTGTCGTTTAGACCCTTCACTGTCGTTCTCTGGACTTCGTGAGCAATCTTTGATGTGGGACATATTATTAGTTGTAGTTATTGTCATCCGAGCCGAGCTGACAAGGCATATACACATACTCGATAAAACAAAGATGTATGAGTGTATGACAAGTTAACAATTTTCATAGATTGCCTCAAAAACACCAAGTTGATCTGTTTGGCAAACAACACATCATTTTTGTAATTGATGGCAATTACTAACCATCCTTCTCCCACATCTCTCACTTTGATggacaaacaaaagaaaagaatgaataaaaagaagaaaaaaaagaataacaaAGACTTCAACCAAACCATAGTCAAAGGATGAAGCATACACACCTTGAAAACATTCTTCAGATCAATAACAAAAGTCCTCTATTCTAGGAGAAGATTTTGGTGTTGGCATAACTTATAGATAAAGACACAGCTCTTTTAGCATGAAGTTCAAACCCCACACCAGTAATTAGATAAATGAATTGCACCTAAATCCAACCAAAAGCTCTCactttcatactcgaaatagTAATATAATCATAATCTCAATCaacatattattccttttcataaaataaaaaacaaattatccCTTATTCTGATACTTGACTGTATCTTACATCTAACCTCAGAAAACCCTGTCCTTTTTTCGCCGACTTCTACACCTCACTGTGCTATTTGAACCTCTAACAGTGCTTATGCCTTAACTAAACCATAAGCTGTTTAAAGTTCCAAACTTTGATGGACCCATTTCACCGAACACATTGTCCTTGTCCTTGAGTGGTCCACCAGACCACCAGTCTTGACTATGCTTGTTTATCAACCAAACAGCTTCACATAATCGATGTGATTTGCTTCAAGGAAGGTGCATGCTTTGTGTTTGAGCTTCACTGATCGCGTTGATGGTAAAGTTTTGAGCTTTGAGGTGAGTTTTGATGTAGATTGTTTTGATCAAGCAGCTTCTGGGTTGGTTCTTTACCTACTGATTATACCAGCTCCTCTAGGAAAAGTTGTTATTGAATATAATATGTTGTGATTTTAGGTTAACTTGAGGTAGCTCTCAACTGGTCACTGGTCTTGCTTTTGTGTTTGGCAGAGTTGTATGTGGTTGTTTTATATGTGAGATGGTCTGGTAGTGAGTGTAAAGCATGTTCCTTTTGATGTtgtatattgaatttgagatctGAAACTGTTATGATTGAATCTGTGTCTCTTAAGAAAATGCAATGaatgtttttgattttgatcgGTGGATTAGAGgcatatattttctttcccCATGTTTGGTAAGTGCAGGATTGGAAATCTCCGGTGGAAAGTTCTATACCAAATAAAGAAGAAGTTCTAAACCTATCCATAAAAAATTAAGTTCTGATTTAATGCAAGCCTTTTGAAGAAGATACATTCGAGACTGTTTACTTTCTTCCCCATTTGCACTGAATTCTCAGTAGGTCACCAGCTATTCTTGGGGCATATAGATTAGCACAATTTTCCAGTTCTTATTCAAAGTTTATCTTTCCGGTTCTTATTCAAAGTTTATCTTTCTCCACTTTGCAGTTCATTTCCATTAGCTGAGTGGGTAAGCTAAAATTTGAGTTACAAATGGAACTATGTGTCTCCTTGATTTTGTTTCTGGTTTCTCTGCCTGCATTTTTGGCCAAAGAAGTCGGACATGCTAGCATTGTAGTTGATGGGACAGTTTCTATTGCACATGTTGATAACAATTTTGTGTGTGCCACTCTTGATTGGTGGAATCATGAAAAGTGTGACTACAACCACTGTCCATGGGGATCTGCCTCTGTGTTGAATTTGGTAAGCAACCATAGGGGCATTTGGAATTTCTGCTTGTCATATAGTCAGAAAATGAGTTCAAACTAATTTGGTTTTCTCTTTGCCAGAACTTGTCTCATCCTTTACTTGCCAAGTCAATTCAAGGTTTGTCTGTCCATATAAAAAAGTTTGCATCATTTAGACTTCACTGGCTATTTTAGTTGGATTCGAGTGTCTTGACTAACACCTACGAACTTATTTACTCTTCAACACGATGGTTTGATTTAGCTTTCAACCAGTTGAGAATCAGAATTGGGGGTTCTTTGCAAGACCAAGTATTGTATGATGTAGGAGATTTGAAATCTCCTTGTCATCCTTTTAGAAAGCAGAAGGGCGGGTTGTTTGGATTTTCTACAGGATGTCTACCTATGAGTAGATGGGATGAGCTTAACCATTTTTTCAGCAAGACGAGGTAAGATATATTAATTATGAACTTCCCTATAGAAGCAAAAAACATGGAGAAAATAAAGTTGACTGTTGTTATTTATATATCCTCTGTTGCTCTCAATTATGTCGTCTAGGCTAGGATTGCTTGTACTGTGACTTATGATCTGTATCTTACGTCTTCAGGTCCCTTGTGACATTCAGCTTGAATGCACTGTCAGGGAGGCACCACAAAGGCGGAAGTGTTTGGGTTGGAGATTGGGACTCTAGCAACgcttatgattttattaagTATACTGTTTCAAAGGGCTACTGGATAAATTCATGGGAGTTGGGTATGCTTATTAAAGATATGAACATCTTTCTTGCCACTTATTTAGTTTTTGCTCCACTTACATTCTTCTCTGTCTTGCTGCAGGTAATGAGCTCTGTGGTAACGGTGTTGGAGCTAGTGTTGGAGCTGAACAATATGGAAAAGACATGATCAAGCTTAAACACATAGTCAACCAGTTGTACAATAGCTCCCATATAAAGCCTGTAATTTTAGGACCTGGAGGATTCTATGATCAAAAGTGGTTTGCCACGCTTCTACAGGTTTCTGGTTCAGACGTAGTTGATGTTGTCACTCAACATCTTTATAATCTGGGTCCAGGTAAGTTTGcatgtcaaattttttttatgaccGCACAGTATGTAAGTTCTAAAAGTGGGCGTAAACAAAGTTGTCTACCAATCAACCTTATTGAACAATAGAATGATGCATCCAAATTATACAATAACCTAGTTTTCGACAGATACCCAGTCATAGTCAACTATTGACTTTAAGAACCCTTCCTCTGTTTAACCTTGTAATCTTCAAAGAAGATATTAGCTGAAAATCTTCTTTATGGTAAGAGGTCTGCATGATCCAATCCAGTCAAATTTGTACTTTGGGCAACATTAGATTTATTCATTTAACTCCACTTGTTGGTCTCTTTTCTCCTCCATTTGACAATTCATTTGTCTTGTCAGGTGTTGATCCCAAATTGATGCAAAAGATTTTGGATCCAATTTACTTGGAGCAAATATCTGGTACATTTGTTAATCTTGCAGCAACAGTGAAACAGCATGGACCTTGGGCTTCTATATGGGTTGGAGAGTCTGGAGGAGCCTATAACAGCGGTGGTTTTAATGTGTCCAACACATTTGTGAACAGCTTTTGGTAATTATGATTGCCATGTTACATGCAATTTTGTGTATCTTCCATTCCAAACTTCTGCTTTCAAGAAAGGAGTAATCCACATTTGGCTGACATATTTTTCTGTAACTAACAGACCGCATTACTATTTATTCATGAATTACAGGTACTTGGATCAGCTCGGGATGTCAGCCACGCACAATACTGCAGTATATTGCAGGCAGTCCCTAGTTGGTGGGCACTACGGTCTCCTCAACAGAACTTCATTTGTTCCCAACCCTGATTACTACAGGTAAAGCATGTATGTTGGTGTGACTATTTAAAGAATTTCCTTTTACTTGACTTGTCAAATCCTGAATCGTATGTTCAAATGCTTCTAATGAACAGTGCACTTCTGTGGCATCGACTTATGGGACATGGTGTTCTCCCGGTTGATCGCAATGGAGCACCTCACTTGCGTGCTTATGCTCATTGTTCAAAAGGAAGCGTAAGTTCGTATTAACTTAGAGATTATGGATggatttgaaaataaaaataagaacgTGTTCCAAGCTTCTTCTTACTATAGCAGTTTTCAATTATCTGATAATGTTGCAGGGCGGAATAACCCTACTCCTCATTAATTTAAGCAATCAGACTGATTTCACTGTCGATCTTAAAACTTATCTGGAGTTGGATACAGCTGCTCAATCAAGAAAGACTGGCAAAGGAAGTAGATTCATTCATGGTCTTAAGAGGACGGTTTCATGGGTTGGTCTCAAAGCATCAGATGGTCAATTACACAGAAAAGAATACCACCTAACTCCCAAAGACGGGGACCTTAGAAGCAAAATCATGGTCCTCAACGGGGTTCCATTGGAAATTACCAAGGACGGAAACATCCCAGAATTAGAACCTGCTCTTGTTCCCATGAGTTCTCCTATATCTATCACCTCTTTGTCTATCAAATTCATTGTGTTCACTCACTTTGAGGCTCCAGCTTGTGTATGATTTATCTTCTCAACCCTAAAGCTCCTATAGTAGTTGCTCATAGAATGCATGGGCAAATGGCAATTGTAAATTGTCTAGTAAACTGTTAATTCAAAAGAATAAAGTATATAACATATTCATGCACACATTCCTTAACAGTTTTTAAGTTTTGTAGCGCCTTTGGCCATCTATAATATTTTACGTATATCCTGTGTGATTTTCTCTCCAATTAATGTAATTTTGGTTAAAGCTAACGGTTACTATATGCAAAGTGCTATGATGCAGTACTGCATATA containing:
- the LOC126795932 gene encoding heparanase-like protein 1, with the translated sequence MELCVSLILFLVSLPAFLAKEVGHASIVVDGTVSIAHVDNNFVCATLDWWNHEKCDYNHCPWGSASVLNLNLSHPLLAKSIQAFNQLRIRIGGSLQDQVLYDVGDLKSPCHPFRKQKGGLFGFSTGCLPMSRWDELNHFFSKTRSLVTFSLNALSGRHHKGGSVWVGDWDSSNAYDFIKYTVSKGYWINSWELGNELCGNGVGASVGAEQYGKDMIKLKHIVNQLYNSSHIKPVILGPGGFYDQKWFATLLQVSGSDVVDVVTQHLYNLGPGVDPKLMQKILDPIYLEQISGTFVNLAATVKQHGPWASIWVGESGGAYNSGGFNVSNTFVNSFWYLDQLGMSATHNTAVYCRQSLVGGHYGLLNRTSFVPNPDYYSALLWHRLMGHGVLPVDRNGAPHLRAYAHCSKGSGGITLLLINLSNQTDFTVDLKTYLELDTAAQSRKTGKGSRFIHGLKRTVSWVGLKASDGQLHRKEYHLTPKDGDLRSKIMVLNGVPLEITKDGNIPELEPALVPMSSPISITSLSIKFIVFTHFEAPACV